Part of the Haloarcula laminariae genome is shown below.
GTCGTCCTGGCCTTCGACCATCTGCTCGATACGTTCGGGGCGGAACGTGTCCTCCGAGTCGACGAAGATGGCGCTGCCTTCCAGCCCGCCGTGTTCGGCGGGCAGCTGGACGTTGACCGCGAGCTGGTGGGTCACCTGTGACTTCCCCGCGCCGAACTCGCCGTACACCTCGGTGATGGACTGGGTCTCGACGCCGCCGCCCAGTAGCTCGTCGACCTCGTCGACGCCCCAGGAGAGCTTGCCGATCTGCTCCCGGCGTTCGAGCACCGCGGCGCCCGTCTCGAACCCGCCGATGTCGGCGGCCTCGCGGGCGGCGCTGATGATGTCGGAGGCGGAGGACTCGCCGATGTCGGCGGTGTTCGACAGCTCGCTCGGGGAGGCGACGGCGATCCCCTGATAGGAGTCGAATCCGTTGTCTTTGAGCTTCTCCGCTGTCGCGGGCCCCACACCCGGCAGGTCTTCGAGGTCTGCTGCTTCGGACATGGATGTGGGTTGCGCCCGATGGGATATAAACCCCCGTTAACAGTGTGGTGAAAGTGAAACTGGGAGACGGCAGTCGGATGAGCGGGACGCGTATCGGGAGATTTAGAAGGGAAGGGGGCGGCGGCGTGTCCCGGAGCCGATGTCGGTCAGGGCAACGACGCCCGCAAAGCGCCAGCCAATCGGGACGGCGCCGGCCGAGCGCAGGTGGTCGTAGACAGCGGGGTCCGACATCTCACTCCCAGGGGTGGTCGCCCGCGCGGTCGGGCCACAGCGGGTACCAGTAGGCCTTGTCGCCCTCGACGCTCAGCTCGCCGTCGAACTTGCTCTCCAGTTTGAACTCCGCCGCCTGGTCGCGCTCGTGGTCCGTGTCGGGGTCGGGCGCGAACGGGTAGAACGCCCCCCGTCGGAAGGAGTACACCCAGTAGGCGGGGTCGCCCGTGCGCTCGTCTTCGAACGCGAAAAGCGCCGCCAGCAGCCGCGAGCCGTACCGGCGCTCGATGAGCGTGTCGGCGGCGAAGTGAATCGACGTGACGAGGTCGTCGAAGTCCTCGTCGTGGAGGACGACCCAGCGGTAGCCGTGGCTGTCGCCGGTGAACTCGGCCTCCGTGCCGGTCTCGGCCTCCCCGGCGTCGAGGATAGCCTCGACCTCGTCGGTCGCGTCCTGGAAGTCCTCGCTGTCGACGTCGCCGAAACACAGCGCCGCGTCGCCGGTCGGAGCGTAGCCCAGTTCGGCTTCCATGGTGACGTGGGC
Proteins encoded:
- the pspAB gene encoding PspA-associated protein PspAB — translated: MGLLSGLKSVLGMRAEADATRDADPDDLFGMSTAHVTMEAELGYAPTGDAALCFGDVDSEDFQDATDEVEAILDAGEAETGTEAEFTGDSHGYRWVVLHDEDFDDLVTSIHFAADTLIERRYGSRLLAALFAFEDERTGDPAYWVYSFRRGAFYPFAPDPDTDHERDQAAEFKLESKFDGELSVEGDKAYWYPLWPDRAGDHPWE